Proteins found in one Pontibacter sp. SGAir0037 genomic segment:
- a CDS encoding sensor histidine kinase, whose product MSSLKVILVYLGWALLWAIVLVFMLIQLGYTFKIALTDALVTSALVVGSSYAMGTAISFYQPGVKNLASLLAWSLGLAAICTAIYNWSIEQLLEEEVAYLAFADEAIPVRLAFTWLMISFVLLLNWLWFYIRGQQEAEERKIVTEKMAREAELFNLRQQLQPHFLFNSLNSISALVGGKPEKAREMIHQLSDFLRGTLRKDDQQLVPLADELKHLQLYLDIEKVRFGNRLQTAVTHDEESLRLQLPVLLLQPVVENAIKFGLYDTLDNTMITLEAAAERGVLVIKVRNPFDPATVHPRRGTGFGLNSIRRRLYLLYARQDLLQTEQHDSTFTTTLKIPQKL is encoded by the coding sequence ATGTCTTCACTTAAAGTAATCTTGGTTTACCTGGGCTGGGCGCTACTTTGGGCTATTGTACTTGTATTCATGCTAATTCAGCTTGGCTATACTTTTAAAATTGCTTTAACAGATGCTCTTGTAACCAGTGCATTGGTAGTAGGAAGCAGCTATGCCATGGGAACTGCAATTAGTTTTTACCAGCCAGGCGTTAAGAATCTGGCTTCGCTGCTGGCATGGAGCCTGGGGCTGGCCGCAATCTGTACTGCCATCTATAACTGGAGCATAGAACAGCTGCTGGAAGAAGAGGTGGCTTACCTAGCTTTTGCCGATGAAGCTATACCTGTTAGGCTTGCTTTTACCTGGCTGATGATCTCGTTTGTGCTTTTGCTGAACTGGCTGTGGTTTTACATCAGGGGGCAGCAGGAGGCAGAGGAAAGAAAAATAGTAACAGAAAAAATGGCCCGGGAGGCAGAGCTTTTTAACTTACGGCAGCAGTTGCAGCCGCACTTTTTGTTCAACAGCCTGAATTCTATAAGTGCTTTGGTAGGAGGCAAGCCAGAGAAAGCCCGTGAAATGATTCACCAGCTATCAGACTTTCTGCGAGGTACCTTGCGCAAAGACGATCAGCAGTTGGTGCCGCTGGCAGATGAACTAAAGCACTTGCAGCTTTACCTTGATATAGAAAAGGTGCGATTTGGAAACAGACTCCAGACTGCTGTTACGCATGATGAAGAAAGTCTAAGGCTGCAACTGCCGGTGTTACTGCTACAGCCTGTAGTAGAAAACGCCATCAAGTTTGGGCTGTATGATACTCTCGATAATACCATGATTACCCTGGAGGCAGCAGCTGAGAGAGGAGTATTAGTAATAAAAGTCAGGAACCCTTTCGATCCCGCAACGGTGCACCCAAGGCGTGGCACCGGCTTCGGCCTGAACTCCATAAGGCGCAGGCTCTACCTGTTATATGCCCGGCAGGATCTGCTGCAAACGGAGCAACATGATAGCACATTTACAACGACACTCAAAATCCCGCAGAAACTATGA
- a CDS encoding LytTR family DNA-binding domain-containing protein: MIKCLIIDDEPLARSIVLEYLQHYPEIQVVQECDNGFEGVKAIMQHQPDLLFLDIQMPKINGFEMLELVEAVPDVIFTTAFDEYAIKAFETNAVDYLLKPFSLERFNNAVRKWLQQRQLNKPAPTTAALAEAAGKQPEEQVRIVVKAGSNIKIIPVQEVEYLEAYDDYVKVYTKDGCFLKKKTMSYYEKVLDPKQFVRVHRSFILALAQLTRIEPLEKDNHVALLKNGVRVPLSKSGYSKLRTSLGI, translated from the coding sequence ATGATTAAGTGCCTGATAATAGATGATGAACCGCTGGCCCGAAGCATTGTGCTGGAGTACCTGCAGCACTATCCTGAAATACAGGTAGTGCAGGAGTGCGACAATGGGTTTGAAGGGGTGAAGGCTATCATGCAGCACCAGCCAGACCTGCTGTTTCTAGACATCCAGATGCCCAAGATAAATGGTTTTGAAATGCTGGAACTGGTAGAGGCTGTTCCTGATGTCATCTTTACAACGGCTTTCGATGAATATGCTATTAAGGCGTTTGAAACCAATGCCGTTGATTACCTGCTAAAGCCCTTCAGCCTGGAGCGGTTTAACAATGCTGTCAGGAAGTGGCTGCAGCAAAGGCAGTTGAATAAGCCTGCTCCTACCACAGCAGCACTGGCAGAGGCAGCAGGTAAACAGCCTGAAGAGCAGGTGCGCATTGTGGTAAAAGCGGGTAGTAATATTAAGATTATACCGGTACAGGAGGTGGAGTACCTGGAGGCCTACGACGACTATGTAAAGGTCTATACCAAAGATGGCTGCTTCCTGAAGAAAAAGACCATGAGCTATTATGAAAAGGTGCTGGACCCAAAACAATTCGTGCGGGTGCACAGGTCGTTTATTCTGGCGCTGGCACAGCTCACACGCATAGAACCTCTGGAGAAAGATAACCATGTAGCATTGCTAAAGAACGGGGTGCGGGTGCCATTAAGCAAAAGCGGGTATAGCAAACTGAGAACCAGTTTGGGTATTTAA